The DNA window GGATCAGCTCGGCGATGTAGAAGGATGATGGGTTCTTCAGCGGAATCAGGAAGGTGAACATGTACTGCGAGTTTGAGCCTATGACCATGAAGAGACCTATTACGACCATCCAATGCCCGAGGTTGGTCAGCCTCGGCCAAGCCAGTTCTCTTGTTCCTCTGATTGTCGGGACCGCGTAGTAGGCGATCGAGAACCCCAGCGTAAAGATAGTCCCAAAGAACATGACCACCGCGTGGTACGTCATCATCTGGAAGTAGGAAATAGTGGTGTACCCGAGTTGGGTGAGCGGCAGGAGGTCGCCCGCGGAGGAATAACCCGCTTGGGTGCGCAGGACGAGGGCGAAGGCCCCTGCAATGAAGAGCCAGAACGTGCCGAACGCGAAGAGTTTGAAAGAGAAGTGCTTGTAATCCTTGCTGACCACTATGTCCTTGAGTATTTCCCAGGCGGAGCTCTGTAATGGCACAGTCTCGTTCATGGCGCCTTCAGAGGGTCCAGCGCTCACCCGATCTCATCTATCCGTTTGTCCCGGTCAGGATCGGCGGCGGATTGTTGTCCAGCATCTTCAGCTGCGTCGCGTTTCCGGCAGCTGTGTCAGGGACCACGATGATCAAAGAGTCCATCCAGGGATGCCCAAGTCCATGGGCCGTGACTCCGCAATACTCAGAGCAGAAGACATGATAGAGCGACTGGCCATTCTGGAAGACGGTAGGCTGAAAATTCCACACGACGTAGTCTGTGTACCCAGGGACCGCCATGACCCCGAACTGGAAGCCCTGGGTCGCGAAGTTCCCTTCGGTATTGACGTAGAAACCATGGGTGACATCGGCGCTCCTAACCACGAAGAGAACAGGGATGTTCGCCTTGACGACAGTCACGGTGGCTTCGGGGGTCCCTCCTGGTCCGACAGCGTGTGGGGAGAACAAGAACTGCCACTGTTCGCCGGTGACATAGACCACCTGATACTGACCCTCTATCCTCGGATAGTCGGCCTGGGCGACTCCCTCGCCTACATTGTTCGCCTTGATGTAGCCCGCGAAGTCGTATGGAGTGTAGACGATTTCAAGTGTGACGACAGTAAGAAACAGGATTAATGTCCACGTCAGGAGGACATTACGCCTCTTCACGACATCCAAAAACGACCTGCCAAACTTATTAAGCTTTACAAGTCTGAACGATGCTTCCTACCCTCGGCCCGAAGGCATCTTCAAGAATCTGAACCCTATACAAGTGAGATGAAGTAGAAGACTATCGTCGCGTAGGTGACGACGCTGCCGATGAGAGCTCCGCTGAAATAGTCGGACAACCCCCCGGTTGTCCCAAACCTCAGCGTCAGGATCACTCCCATCAACAACGAATTGAGAATGGTCGCAACCAGGAAGGTCAAAAGCAGGCCGAAGAGCAAAGGAAGCGGAACTACGCCAGCAGCGAGAGCGGGTGACACGAAGACCAGATAGGCCGCAGATACAACCCCGCCAGTCAGGGCACCCAGCCCAAGAAGATATGGGAGCTCATTCCTCTTGCGACTCGCCATCTTGTTCTGACTCGTGTTCAAGGAGTTCGAAGGGCCCGAACCACGGCCGTTTGTCAATCCGGCGGCATGGTCTCTCAAATGATGTCAAGTACCTTCAGCATCCAAGAACTTGTCACCACCACCCCAATTGCCCCGAAGACGAGAAGCGTTGTGTCCATGTCAATGTTGGCCGCAGAAGAATAGAGGGGGAAGTATGGAGGCGTCCACACGCTCCATATGGACCCCATTATCCCCGCATGCATGAAGGCCACGTAGAGTAGGGAGACCTGCCACTTCGGCTTGATGGCCTGAAAGGACAAACCGACCAACGACCCTGAGACTATGTACGTCAGGTGTTCGAGAACGTGGACACTTTCATTCTGAACTGCCAGGTCGAAGTTCAGGGGGACGTGCCAGTAAGCGAATGTGATTGCGGGCAAGGCCACCACGAAGACGACCCCCCTGGTCTTCGTGTTTGCAACCATCACCGACGTGAACGCCTTCCAACCGATGTAGGTGAGTTTCCTAAGAGTGCCCAGCTTGCTAATTACATAACGCTCCAGGCCGTAGCCGAGAACTATGGACAGTGCGAACAGTCCGATGTGCTGAAACATGTGGACCGTCAAGTTCGCGTCAGCGATCAAATCCGCCGGGGGGGAAAGCAAGATGGATATCGATACCGCACCGCCTACGACAAACCACAAGGGGGTAATCCTCTTTCTTGGCAGGGACTGAACAGCAGGGCCGGTGCCCGTGGGATGCAATAGTTCACGCGACATTTTGTTTGGCCCAAGTTCCTTGCTTGGACTGGGTAGTCTCAATCAATCTGAGAATCTCCCGGTAACAACAGAATTAGCTTGCGACCGAGTCTTCCTACCGGGAAACCCGCATCCAAAAGCCATCCGAACAAAACGTCCGGAGATGTACTTAAGTTCAACGCGTCGTCAGGAGGTTTCCTGAGCCGCACAAGTGAGCTTGACGCTTGAGGTCGAAATGGGTTTACGCAATGGTTGCATTGGTGGCAATCCTACTGACTACCTATCCGCTCTGGTATGCCTATCTCTCAGGTCAATCGGTCAGCGGCCAATACCTTTGCGCCCCCTTGATTCCCTGCCAGACCCCGGCAACAGGGGTTGAATCCTGCACCTCGGTCTGCACGGTGAACATCGAGAATGCTACCTTCATCCCAGGAACGATCAAAGTGGCAGAGGGAGCGACCATCGTGTGGACGAACGACGACGGATTCTCCCATACAGTGACGCCGTTCAACAGCACCGCATGGGGCAGCCGGATCCTCGCTCCTGGGGAAAGCTTCACACTTACCGTTGGTCGAAACCTCACTGTGGGGGTCTACTACTATGATTGCAATATCCATCCTTCCATGATAGGCGAAGTGATGGTTCTTCCCCAATAGGTCCTTTGGGACTGAGCCGAGATCTGCTAACTCTACGCGAGAGCGAACTCGAAGATCGTGACCGGATTCCTTCACACCCTAACTATTTGGTCACAAATCAAAGATAGAGCCTTTGTCTGTCGGCTGAGCTTACTTTGGAAGAGACTCGAACTCACTTGCTGACGAGTCCAACCGGCGCCTGAAGAGGACTAATATCAGACCCGCAAGGAGGATGAATCATGACCCATTCGCGCTTTGCTGAAGCTCTGTCGGGCGAGCAAGAGGTCCAGATCACGGTCGTGAAGTCCGACGGAGGAAAGCGGACGCTGCCCGTATGGTTCACGGTCGAGGGAGACAGGTTGCAGATGCTGCCCATGTACGGGATCAAGACTCTCTGGTTCAGGGCCATCGCGAAGAACGGCGTGTTGACCATCGCGGTGAAGAAGGAAACAAAGGAAGCGAAACCAGAGATAGTCCGAGACCCGAGAGCAGTTGACAGGGTGAAGGCGAAGTTCGCTGCGAAATATGGGGCGGACGAGGTGAAAGGGTACTACCCTACTTCCGAGGTTCTGCTCGAGGTCAGGCTGTAGTGGCTAGCGTCTCCTAGCTACCCAGACCGGCATCCTCTTCGCGGTGCAGTTGCCGCAGAAGGCCTTCATCGAACGAGTGCCCTCGTCGAAGATCGTCGTTGAGTGCGACATGCACACTTGCTGCCCGCAGTCAGAGCAGGCAGTCACTGCGTGTCCTTTGCAAACCGAACATCTTGCCAATCATTTCACCTGGATTTTTTCGGCCAACGGGCACAGGACGAGCTTCGTCGAGCTTCAGCAAGGTCGTCGGAGCGGCGAGCCATGCGGAGTTGGCGCTAGAACACAGGACGCGGTTCTGGTTAATAAACGCTCGGCCTAGATTGGGAGCTTGACCTCGCCCTCGAACCTCGGGATCCCTTTCCCAGCTAGCATCCCGGTGTACTCCTCAGCCTTCGCCCTGGGAATCCAGGACGACATTGCCTTGGAGTTTCCCTCGGAGTCGCAGAGGACGACCGCCGCAGTGTCAGCCTTGCCAAGAACGAGAGAGTAGAGGAGCTCCGTCCCCACGGGAGTCCAGTCGCCGACGCCGATCTTCAGGAAGAGCATGGGGTAACACTGGCCCACAACGGGTTGCAGGACGTTGATGGCCTCCTGCACCCTAACTCTGCCCTCCTGTACAGCTTCGAAGTAGTCCAATTTCGCTTATCCTACGAGATATAGCAGTGCAAAAACGCCTGTCAGAGATAGGACTATCCCCAGAATCTGGTTCGGTTCGGGGCGTTCCTTCAGGAACGCTATGGCATAGGTGGTGGCGACCGCACCTCCCATGCCAGACAGCGCCGCAACGATTGGAAGCGAGCTCCCTCCCAAAGAGATGCCGTAGGTGAAGCTCAGGAACCCGATTGCTTCGAGGACCGACAT is part of the Nitrososphaerota archaeon genome and encodes:
- a CDS encoding DUF1404 domain-containing protein; protein product: MWFVVGGAVSISILLSPPADLIADANLTVHMFQHIGLFALSIVLGYGLERYVISKLGTLRKLTYIGWKAFTSVMVANTKTRGVVFVVALPAITFAYWHVPLNFDLAVQNESVHVLEHLTYIVSGSLVGLSFQAIKPKWQVSLLYVAFMHAGIMGSIWSVWTPPYFPLYSSAANIDMDTTLLVFGAIGVVVTSSWMLKVLDII
- a CDS encoding cupredoxin domain-containing protein; this translates as MAILLTTYPLWYAYLSGQSVSGQYLCAPLIPCQTPATGVESCTSVCTVNIENATFIPGTIKVAEGATIVWTNDDGFSHTVTPFNSTAWGSRILAPGESFTLTVGRNLTVGVYYYDCNIHPSMIGEVMVLPQ
- a CDS encoding DUF2255 family protein, coding for MTHSRFAEALSGEQEVQITVVKSDGGKRTLPVWFTVEGDRLQMLPMYGIKTLWFRAIAKNGVLTIAVKKETKEAKPEIVRDPRAVDRVKAKFAAKYGADEVKGYYPTSEVLLEVRL